One Halostagnicola kamekurae DNA segment encodes these proteins:
- a CDS encoding glycosyltransferase family 4 protein gives MKVLQLVTSPRPFFEQQVSVLEDRGVECTVLGVPGEYDGDAGRTPLEYARYYPRILSRVRATDFDLVHANYGLTAPFALAQPLRPVVLTLWGTDLMGDHDWLRAISRLGARRSDAVIAPSRAMARRLEADHELIPFGVDTDLFRPVSQIRARERVGWETDRPIALFPYDEDRSVKDVSRARELVEQTNTDLELRTVHGVDHDRIPDYMNASDVLLVTSKRESGPMVVKEAAACNLPVVSTAVGFVPETVGDVSNCVVSDRDETLIAGLETIAEERPRSDGREAIDGLSLESMGESIASLYRAVLETDGSARASGGVARGS, from the coding sequence ATGAAGGTACTACAGTTGGTTACGTCCCCGCGACCGTTTTTCGAACAGCAGGTGTCGGTCCTCGAGGATCGCGGCGTCGAGTGTACGGTGCTCGGCGTCCCGGGCGAGTACGACGGCGACGCGGGCCGAACGCCCCTCGAGTACGCACGATACTACCCGCGGATCCTCTCGCGGGTCCGAGCGACCGACTTCGATCTGGTCCACGCGAACTACGGCCTCACCGCCCCGTTCGCGCTCGCACAGCCGCTCCGGCCGGTCGTGCTCACCCTGTGGGGAACCGACCTGATGGGCGATCACGACTGGCTCCGAGCGATCAGTCGGCTCGGCGCCCGCCGATCCGACGCCGTGATCGCCCCAAGTCGGGCGATGGCCAGGCGACTCGAGGCGGACCACGAACTGATCCCCTTTGGCGTCGACACCGACCTGTTCAGACCGGTATCGCAGATTCGAGCGCGCGAGCGGGTCGGCTGGGAGACCGACCGCCCGATCGCGCTCTTTCCCTACGACGAGGACCGCTCGGTCAAGGACGTCTCCCGCGCTCGCGAGCTCGTCGAGCAGACGAACACAGACCTGGAGTTGCGGACGGTACACGGCGTCGACCACGACAGAATACCAGATTACATGAACGCAAGCGACGTTCTTCTCGTCACCTCGAAACGCGAGAGCGGACCGATGGTCGTCAAAGAGGCCGCCGCGTGTAACCTGCCGGTCGTCTCGACCGCGGTCGGGTTCGTCCCCGAAACCGTCGGTGACGTGTCGAACTGCGTCGTCAGCGATCGCGACGAAACACTGATCGCCGGTCTCGAGACCATCGCCGAGGAGCGTCCGCGTTCGGACGGCCGCGAGGCGATCGACGGCCTCAGCCTCGAGTCGATGGGCGAGTCGATCGCCTCTCTCTACCGGGCCGTTCTCGAGACGGACGGATCGGCGCGGGCGAGCG